TTTAGTTGCCATCGTACGAGAGCAGCTTGTTCTCATCGGCAATGCGGATGCCCAGAAGACACTAGCGGCCCCTCAAAGCGAGTTGGAAGATCTCGAAGAGTCCCGTCAACCCTGAGCAGGTCCCATCCATCCTGCTCCTGCACCCGAGGAATCTACACTGAGCCGTACCCATGCCTAAAAGAATTTTTTTTCCATCGATTTACCGTTTAGGACAACTCAGTCTAGATGGGTTAGCAGCCTGGATTGCCTGTGCTCTTGCTTTTTTAATTCGCTTTGAGGGAGACATCAGCACAGGGCACCAAACTTTGATCTGGCTGCTGCCGCTGATTGCCATCCCTGGTCGTCTCCTAACCCACACTTGCTTTGGGCTGTACCAGCGAGTTTGGCGATTTTTTGGCAGCAAAGATATTCCGCCGCTGGTTTTGTCGGTCACGCTGTACTCGCTCTTGATGGTGGTAACGACACGGTTGATCGTGCCGCGCTTTTGGGAGTCAAGGGGGGTGCCGATGAGCGTGGCCGTCCTAGACTGGAGTATCTGCCTGCTGATGATGATGGTCCTGCGGCTGACCCGGCGCTGGTCTGTCCAGCGGGCCAACCTGAGTCAGTACCCGAGCTGCCGCAAGTCTGAGCAGCGGCGTCTTTTGCTGATCGGGGCGGGGATGGCGGGTTGCCAGATCGTGCAGGAGCTCCAGCAAAATCCCCAGCTACCTTTCGCAGTGGTAGGGTTTGTGGACGATGACCGGACCAAGATTGGCCGGCGGGTGCAGGGGGTGAAGGTATGGGGGCCGACTCACCAGTTTGTGGCGATCGCCCGTCAGCTGGGGGTCCAGGAAGTCCTGATTTCCATGCCTTCAGCCAGCTCGGCGCAGATCCGCAAGCTGGTCAATCTGGCCCACGGCACCTCTCTCAAGCTCAAAGTCTTGCCGGGTCCGGCGGAGATTTTGCGCGATCGCCGCTTGGCTCCCCAGGCGCGAGAAATTCAGATCCAGGACATCCTGGGACGTCAGGAAATCGAGCTGGACTTTTCTCAGCCGCTCAGCGCCCGCTATCCCTCCGCCAAGGCGCAGATCTATCAGCGGCGAGTCCTGGTTACGGGGGCCGGCGGCACCATCGGCTCCGAGATCTGCCGCCAGCTAGCTCGCCTAGAGCCCAGCCAAATTTTGCTGCTCGGTCGCGGCGAAAACAGCATTTTTAATATCAGCCGGGAGCTTCAGCAGACTTTTCCCAATCTGGAGACCATCCCTGTGATTGCCGATATTCGGCACCAGGCCCGTCTCGAAAAGGTGTTTCAAACCTGGAAGCCAGAGGTGGTTTTCCACGCTGCGGCCCACAAGCATGTGCCGCTGATGCAGCTTAACCCCACCGAAGCGATCGAGAATAACGCGATCGCCTCTGCCCGCCTGGGCCAGCTCGCCCAGCGCCACGGCGTCAGCACCTTTGTCTTGATTTCCACAGACAAAGCCGTTGATCCTTCGAATTTCATGGGCCTCAGCAAGCGGCTTGCAGAGCTGCTGATCAAGGCGATCGCCCAAGACAGCACCACCCGCTTTCTCGCCGTCCGCTTTGGCAACGTCCTGGGGAGCCGTGGCAGCGTCGTGCCCATCTTTCAGGAGCAGATTCGCCAGGGGGGGCCTGTGACCGTGACCGACCCGGGCATGACCCGATACTTTATGACGGTGCCTGAGGCCGCTCGCCTGGTCATTCAGAGCCTTGCGGTGGGCCAGTCGGGTCAAACCCTAGTCCTCGACATGGGCGAACCGGTCCGCATTTTTGACCTGGCCGAGCAAATGATCCGCCTGGCAGGCTACGACCCCGGCACCGACATTGCGATTCACCTGACGGGGCTGCGTCCCGGCGAAAAGCTGCACGAAGCGCTGGTCAGCGATCTGGAGGTCGCCCTGCCAACAGATCACCCAAAAATCATGGCCGTCAAGTCTAATTTTGCGCCCAGCGAACCCGTTGCCGCTGCGCTCCAGACCCTCACAGAGGCTGCTCAGTCAGCGACCTCTACCGAAGAGCTGTGGGTTCGCTTGCAAAGCTACACGCGAGCCATGGAATCTGCCCATCTCAAAACCAATCAAACATGTTAGGAGTTGAGAGTTCTAAATCCCATTTCAGTCTGGCTCTGCGCTTTCAAATTAGCTTTTGTTTTTTGATTTTTGGGTGGGAGTTTCTGAGCTTAGTTCTAGGCGACCACGCTAGCTTTCCAGTGTTGAATGCAGCCTTTGCCGGCGTGAGCTGGATTCTGGCTTTTTGGCGGCCCGCGATCGCCCTGGGAATATTGGTCTTTGTCCTACCTTTTACGGGCGGCATCATTGATCAGATTAATGCCCTTTTCTCAGTTGAAATTGAAGCTTTGCGCTCTTTAAGCTTTGATCTGGTCGCTGGATTTCTGGGTGGGGTAGGGTGCCGCATGCTGCTTCGGCTTGAGCAAAAGACAGCAAACAATCCAGAAGGCGTTTACTCTCCAGCACAGCGGATCTTAACGGGAGGATTACTGGTCTTTTATGGCTTGGTGATTCTGACCGGAGCGATCGCCCTTTCTCGAAATCTCGCTCAGGCCGCTTCGCCCTTTTTCCTCGATGGCTTCATTTATAATTTCATCAATTTTCGTTATCTCAATCCCTTTTCAGATTACTTTCCGCTCCAGGACATTGCGCTTTTTGGCGGAGCGATCGCCCTGGCAACTTATCTAATTCCTCGCTTTCATTCTCATCAACATATTCACTCGAGCATTACCCTGCCGCTGATTGCGTCTCAAGGCCTGCTAGTTCTGTATGCCCTCGCCCAAAAGGTCCTGGGAATCGGTTTTTTGCGCAGCGGAGCCGAGCGCGGAGTCAACAGCTTTTTGCCCGACATTCACGCCTACGGCGGCTATATGCTCATTGGCTGCTTTCTGGGTCTCTACTATTTGGAGAAACGTGAAGGCAAATGGAGCGATCGCCGTTTTGCTTTTAGCCTGCTTGGTCTATCGAGTTTGGGCGTTTTGCTGAGCGGTTCTCGGTTCTCGATTGGGCTTTTGTTTCTTGTGCTGTTGGTCAGGCTTTTGTGGAACGAGAGCTTCAGTCTGCGCCAGCGCCTGATCTACTCAGCCGCTGGGCTTCTGGGGGCCTGGGCGATCGCCGGTTTGCTGTCCGTGGCCTTGCCCAATCTCAAGCTGCTGAGCCCCGGAAAAATCTTTCAGGCGCAATCTTTTCAGGACGTCAATATTGCCCTTAGCTATCGGCCCGAAATTTTTCAGTCGAGCCTCAAAATGTTCTCAAGCTACCCCTGGCTTGGCATCGGCAAAGGAGAGTTTTATCGACAAAGTTCCATTGGAGACTTTAGCGAGTCTTTTTTCTTTTCTCGACAGCATCGAGGCGAAAACGCTCACAATTATTTTCTGCAAATCCTCACTGAAATGGGGATAATTGGCTTTGCATCTTTTGCCTTTATTTTTATTTACAAATACTGGGTGTATCAGAGCACCTCTGAAGCCATTTGGGTGATGCTGCTGGGCATTGCGGCGGGCAATCTCTATGGCCACTCGCTCCTGCTGCCCAATATTTTATTTTTGGCATTTATTTTGATTGGCGCGGGCAATGGGCCTGACGTGCCAGTCCCGCCCGTTTTTCAGCGCCTGCGGCTCCCGCGAGCTCCCAAGACCTGGATACTGAGCGTGGGAGGACTGGCTGCCCTTCTAGGAGTCGCCGGAGTCGAGGTGGCTGGGGCCTATGAGCGGGTCCCTTTTCGCTCGGAGTATGCTTGCCACCGCTTCGCGTTTTACCCGGATGGGCAGACCGGCGGCATCTTCGAGCAGGAGTTTCGGGCCGGATCGCGGTTTTTGGTGGCGGAATATAGAGTGCATCACTCGCACGTGAGGCAGCATCCTCTAGAGTTATCTTGGGCGATCGCCCAAAAAGGCCGCACCATCCAGCAAGTCACCCAGACCCTTTATCGGCGAGGCCACTATCAGCAAATTCTCGATTTGTCTGCGCTGCGTCCTCGGTCAAAATTTACGCTGACGCTCAAAGCCACCCCCTGCTTTACGCCTCTAAACGCAGGCGATAGCCTGGATATGCGGCGGCTGGGCGTACAGCTGCTGGAGATTCGTCAGCAACCAACTCCGCTCGTCAAGCAAGAAAGTGGGTCCGCGTGAGTAATGTAGCCATTGCCCTCAAAAATATTTCCAAGTGCTACCGGCTTTATCGCCGTCCCTCCGATCGCCTCAAAGAATTGCTCATTCCGGGCAAGCTAAGGGCTCGGGAATTCTGGGCTTTGCGCAATATCAGCCTAGAGGTCAAAGAGGGCGAAACCCTGGGCATCGTCGGCCAAAACGGCTCGGGCAAGAGCACGCTGCTGCAAATCATCGCGGGAACGCTGACCCCCTCCGAGGGCGAGGTGACGGTGAATGGTCGCGTGGCGGCGCTGCTGGAGCTAGGCAGCGGCTTCAACCCGGAATTCACCGGTCGCCAGAACGTCTTTTTCAACGGCCAGATTCTGGGGCTAGCGCGCGAAGAGGTGGAGGCAAAGTTTGATGCGATCGCCGCCTTCGCGGACATCGGCGAATTCATCGATCAGCCCGTCAAAACCTACTCCAGCGGCATGGCCGTGCGGCTTGCCTTTGCGGTGGTGGCCCACACCGAACCCCGCATCCTGATTGTGGATGAGGCCCTGGCGGTGGGCGACGCCAAGTTCCAGGTTCGCTGCATGCAGCGGATTCGCCAGATGAAGGACCAGGGCGTGACGATCCTGTTCGTGTCCCACGATGCGTCCAGCGTGAAAATGCTGTGCGATCAGGCCATCTTGCTGCACCACGGCGAGGCGATCCGCTCAGGGCAGCCCCGGGAGGTCGTGAACTACTACATCGAGCTGCTCAACTCTGGCAGCACCCAGCCCGCCGCCGACGTCTCCGAAACGGCCACGTCACCGGAGGAGCTGGCGTCGATTCGCCGGACGACAGCAGCCCAGGGCGCTGACGATGTAGAGCTGAAAGCTCGCCGCTACGGCACCAAATTGGCGGTGTTTCAGGAAATCAAAATCACCGATGCCCACGGCCAAGAGGCAGAGAAGCTGGAAACGGGCAGCACCTTTCATATCTCGATTTCCCTAGAGGCGATGGCGGAGCTGTCGGACCTGGTCGTGGGCATCTCGATCCGCAACCTGATGGGGGTGGTGATGTACGGCACCAATACCTACCACCTCGACAGCAAGTTGCCCTCTCTGGAGGCCGGTCAGACCATCACACTGACCTTCCAGCTGCCCTGCCAGCTCAATCGCGGCGTCTACACGGTGACGGTGGGGGCGCACTCGGAGGGCGGCCTGAGCTACGACTGGGTGGATGAGCTGGTGGTGTTTGAGGTCTACAACACCAGTCAGTGCGAGGGATTTGTGGATTTGGCGTCGGAGGTGCGCTACGAAGTGCTGTCTTCGGCGCTGCCATCTTAGGATCTCGCCAGCACACTGACCCCTATGGCTATGCGCGATACAACAGAGCATTTGCAGGAGCTGCAGCGGGCGATCGCCCAGCTAGCTGAGACGGCCAACGATGGCGATCGTTGGTATCAGCGCCTAGACCAGTTTCCCTGGAACGCCAGCGGGCGGCTGCACCGGTGGTCTGCCAAGGTTGCGGCGAGGCTGTGGCCCAATCGGGTCGCCACGCCCCTGGTCCTGACGCGGCTGCTCGGGGAAACCGCAGCGCTCAATGCCCAGCTTTGGCAGGAAACCCAGTTTTTGCGGCAGGAGGTGCAGGGTCTGCGCCAGGAGATGGCCTATTGGGGAGACAAAGGGCGATCGCCCGCCCAAGATGCCGCCCCAGCCCCAGAGACCCCAGCCGCCGCTAAGGCCCCTGAGAACCTGGATCTCGATGATTTTTACATCGCCTTCGAAAATCGCTTTCGCGGCGCCCCCGAGGAGATTCGCCAGCGGCTGACGGTGTACCTGCCCCACCTGGAGGCCCTCGGTCGGGAGCCGCGCCGCTGCTCGGCCCTGGATCTGGGCTGCGGTCGCGGAGAATGGCTCGAGCTGCTGCGGGATTGGGGATATCAGGGGCGGGGCCTCGATCTCAATCGCGCGATGGTGCAGCACTGCCGCGATCGCGGCCTGACGGTGATCGAGCAGCCTGCCGTGGAGTATCTGCGATCGCTCCCCGACCGCAGCCTGGACATTGTCACCGGCTTTCACCTGATCGAGCATCTCTCCTTTCCGGCCCTGATGAGCCTGTTTCAGGAGACCCGCCGCGTCCTCAAACCGGGCGGCATCGCCATTTTCGAGACCCCCAACCCCCAAAACTTGGTCACGGCCAGCCATTACTTTTACATTGACCCCACCCACCGAAATCCGCTGCCCAGCCTCTTGGCGCAGTTTCTCCTGGAGTACAGCGGCCTCGAGCGGGTACAGGTACTTGCGCTTCACCCCCATCCGGTCCCAATTCAGACCGGCCACCCAGAAACCGATGCCGTGCTCAATGAGTACCTGCGCAGCGCCCAGGACTACAGCGTGATTGGCTACAAGCCAGCCTAGCGCACCCCCTCCATCGCCCTTTTCTTCAGAGATTCCATGACCGCTTTGAACCCCTTTTTGACCCTGGACTATGAGCCTGCCTTTGAGTCCCTCGGGGAGGACTATGCCGACCCGGTGGCGGCGGCTTCGTTTCCCCAGCATCTTTTACGCTTTCGCAATGATGACTTGCTGGAGCAGCTTGGGCTGAGCGCAGATCAGGTGCAGGATGAGCATTTTCTGGAGGCGTTTGGTCGCTTTGAGGGGCGATCGCCTTTTTTGGCGATGCGCTACCACGGCTATCAGTTTGGCCAGTACAACCCCGAGCTCGGGGACGGTCGGGGCTTCCTCTACGGTCAGGTGCGCGATCGCCAGGGCCAGCTGCAAGACCTCGGCACCAAGGGCTCCGGCACCACCCCCTATTCCCGGACCGCCGACGGTCGCCTCACCCTCAAGGGCGGCGTGCGGGAGGTGATTGCCGCCGAGGCCCTGCACCGCATGGGGGTGAGAACGTCTCGATGTCTGAGCCTGATCGAAACCGGCGAGGCCCTCTGGCGGGGCGATGAGCCCTCGCCGACGCGCTCTTCGGTCATGGTGCGCATGGCGCGATCGCACATCCGTTTTGGCACCTTCGAGCGGCTACACCACTTCCAGCGCAAAGACCTGATTCAGACGCTGCTGGACCACGTCATCGAGCACTACTACCCCCATCTCCAGGGCGACGCCGACGGGGGAGCGCGCTTTTATGGCGAACTGGTGGAGCGGGTGGCAGAATTGGCGGCTCAGTGGATGGCGGCGGGCTTTTGTCACGCGGTCCTCAACACCGACAACATGACCATCACCGGGGAGAGCTTCGACTACGGCCCCTACGCCTTTATTCCCAGCTACAATCTGCGATTCACGGCCGCCTACTTCGACTACTTTGGGCGCTACTGCTACGGCCAGCAGCCCTTGGCCTGCCGCTGGAATCTGGAAATGCTGCAAGCGCCCCTGGGCTTGGTCTTGCCCACGGCTGATCTGGAGGCAGGCCTCGCGCAATATTTCGACCATTTCCAGAGAACCTACGAGCGCCTGATGCTGCGAAAGCTGGGCTTTGAGAAACCGGCGGCGCTGGGAGCGATCGCCCCCCAACTGGTTGAGGCAACGCTCCAGCTTTTGCAGGAGACCCAGGCCAGCTATCACGGATTTTTTGGCGGGCTAGCGGCTTCCTTTACTCCGGCCTGGCGAGCAGGCGATCGCCCCTGGCCCCGCTTCCAGGACCCGCTCAACGACGCCCAGCAGCACTGCCTCGAGCAATGGCAGGAGCTTTACCAGCAAGCACTAGAAACGCTGCCCCTCGAAGCGATGGACAGCGTAAAGGACCAGCTTCAGCAGGCCAATCCGGCAACAGTGCCTGTGCGGCCTGCAATTGAAGCGGTGTGGGAGCCCATTGCCACTGAGGACAACTGGCTCCCGTTTTATGAGCTCCTTGAGCGAATCCGGACCTAGACGCCCAGATCAGCCAAGATGTCGCTGGCGTGGGTGTCGGTCTTGACGGAGTCGTAGACGTGGCTGATGGTGCCGTTGCCGTCGATGACGTAGGTTACGCGCTTGGAGTAGCTGCCGCCATCCACGTCGTAGGCCTTGGTCAGTTCGCCCTTGACGTCCGCCAGCAGCGGGAAGGGCAGGCTGAATTTCTCGGTAAAGCGCTGGTGGGACGCCTCATCATCCATGCTGACGCCTAGGACCACGATGTCCTTGCCTTGATAAGCCGTGTAGGAGTCGCGGAAGCTGCAAGCTTCTTTGGTGCAGCCAGGGGTATCGTCTTTGGGATAGAAGTACAGCACCACGGTTTTGCCTTGGAAGTCAGAGAGCGAAACGGTGTTGCCGTTGGTGTCTTTGACAGTGAAGCTCGGCGCGGGGGTTCCAGTGGTCAATGCCATGACAATGGCCTCCGTAAGATGTTGCGATACGTCGATATTCGCAATCAATCTTAACACTGACCCCGAATATCCTCCTCAAGGACGCGATCGCCGGTTTTTGACCCCTCAGGCTTCCCTACCTTCAGAGGGAAATTTGGGATCTATCAAGTTTTGAGACAACTGCTTGTTTAGAATAAAGAAAAACTGTATTTCTTGATACAGAAATTTTTTGCACCTTTAAAAAGAGCTGTCCCCTCTTCATTCAGATGTCAGCTCAGGTGCCAGGTCAGCAGCGCTATCGCTGACTGGGCTGGGGTTCCGAATCTCGTCCACGCTCATTTCCCTGAGCGATCGCTCACGTTAGAACTGTTCAGAGGCAAAGTCATCCATGGCACTCACGACGCTTGAAACTGCAACCACAACGGTCGGTCCCTTCTGCTGGCTCAACAAGCCCCTAGGCCGCACCGCTCAGCTGCCGCAACCGTCTACCTGGGTGAAGCTGTACCAACGGCCCAATCCCTACAGCTTCGACGAGGCGCTGCTGCTGTGCCAGCAAAACGACGAGCACTGGCTGGCCTGGGTCCCCGATCATGGGGAAGTCGTGCTGCACGAGCGGGATTTTGCGATCGCCTAAGAGGCCCGGTTTCACGCTGGTTCTGGGCGATCGAGTCTCCTACAGGGGCGATCGCCTCTCTCCATCCCGTCGCTATCGCGCTCCGCTCCAGTCGCTAAAATGATCGGGATGAAATTGTGTCCATCCCTTGCGAGGGAAACAGATCCTGGGAGAGCAGAAGCGTGAATAACTGTGCTGAAACCTGCGTGAATGGCTGCATTTTGGGGGACAAGTGCCCCCACCTTGAATACGCCCAAGCCGCGCGAAAGTTTCTCGAAGAAACGTCCGTCGATCGTATGATTGAGATTTCTGAGGCCCGATTCTTGCCGAAGCAGCCCGAAGATCAGGGCTCCCAGTTCGAAGGCTAGAGGATTTCTGCTCAGCCATTGCTTGACCAAACCCAAAAGCCTCGGGGTAGCCCGAGGCTTTTGGGTTTTTGGTTTTTCCGATTTGCTGCGCAGCTTAGCGAGCACCCAAACCCGCAGGCGCCTCAGCCGCCGCTTTGGGACGAGCCACCTCAGCACGCACCCACTCCAGCCAAGCTTCTAGGCCTTCCCCCGTCTTCGCCGACACCGGCACGATGGTCACGTGGGGATTCATCTGGCGCACGTTGCCGATGAGTAAATCCAGGTCAACCTCCAGGTGGGGCGCCAGGTCCATCTTGGTGATCAGCAGGCAGTCCGCCTCCTGGAACATCACCGGGTACTTCAGGGGCTTGTCTTCCCCCTCCGTGACGCTCAGCAGCGCCACCTTGGCGTGCTCTCCCACCTCGAATTCCGCCGGACACACGAGGTTGCCGACATTTTCCACCAGCACGAGGTCAAACTGGCGCGGATCGTGGGCGTGCTCGAGCTGATGCAGACCGCCCGCGACCATTTTGGCGTCCAGGTGGCAGGAGCGGCCGGTGTTGATGGCGATCACCGGTACGCCGTAGCGGCGCAGTCGCTCGGCGTCTAGCTCGGTGGTCATGTCTCCCTCGATGACGGCGATCGCCATCTCCCCCTGGAGCGCCGCCAGCGTCCGCTCCAGCAGAGCCGTTTTGCCCGCGCCGGGACTGCTCATTAGGTTCAAGCAGGTGATGCCCCAGCCATCGAAATGAGCGCGATTGTGATCGGCCCCCGCCTGGTTGGCGTGGAGCAAATTCATCTCAAGAGCAGCGTCAAAGGTTTGATGCATGACTAGCGGCCTCCTCCGGTTCAAGCTGGTACTCAATGCGATCGATCTTGAGCTCGCGCCCAGAGCGAATGTCATCCATCGGGCTTTGGCAGGTGGGGCAAGCATACTGCAAGCCAATTTGGGGCGCGTATTCGCTCTGACAGGTGTGGCAGAAGGCGATGAGGGGCGTTTCGCGAATCACCAGTTCAGACCCGGCCAAAAACGTTCCCCGCGTCTGCACCTCGAAGGCGAACTGGAGACTCGCAGGCTCCACGCAGGTAAACTGGCCCACCACCAAATGCACCTTGTCAATCTTGGGGCGATCGGGCTGGGACTCCCACCAGTCGTGGAGGGTCATCAGCAGCGCCTTGGTCATGTCGGTTTCGTGCACAGTCTAGGTCCACTCCTCAGTCAACAGTTCCGGCTGCGCCTCGGGGTGAATGTAGGCGGGCTTTTCCTTGCGAGGGAGCTGCCCCGACACCACCAAGTTGGCGAGGGTGTCGCAGATGACGCGGGTCGCCATGAGCGAGGTAATGTCGCTCACGTCGTAGGGCGGCGACACCTCGACCACCTCCAGGCCGCACACGGGCGCTTTGCGGACAATGCGGCTGAGCAGATAGAGAGCCTCGCGAGGGAGCAGGCCGCCGGGCTCGGGCCAGCCCGTCCCCGGCACAAAGCCCGCATCGATGCAGTCAATGTCGAAGCTGATGTAAACGCAGTCGGTGCCGTCCAGAGCCCGCTCAAGGGCAAAGTCCACCGCCGCATCCAGACCGATGTCCATAATGTCGGTGACCGTCAGGATATTGGTCGCCCGCTCTCGGCAGACCTTGACCCCCTGCCGGGGCACCTGCCAGCCCCCGATTCCCAGCTGCACCAGGTTGTGGGGCGGCGCGTTTTTGATGTTGGTGGCGTGAAACCACGGACAGGTGTGCATCCGCTCGTCGAGGTCGGTTTCTTGGGTGTCGACGTGGCGATCGAAGTGAATGATGCCCACTTTCTTGTCGCCGAGGTGCCGACACACGCCCCGCACTGTGGGATAGCCGATGGAGTGGTCGCCGCCGAGAATAATTGGGAAGGCGCCGGAGTGGAAAATATGGGCAATCCCTTTAGAAATCTGGTCAAAAGACTTTTCGTTGTTGGCGGGAATGGTGAAGATGTCCCCCACGTCGCACAGAGTTATCTGCTCGCGCAGGTCCACCCCCAGCTCGAAGTTGTAGGGCGTGTAGAGGGCGGAGATGCGGCGAATGCCCTGGGGACCAAAGCGGGTGCCGGGCCGGTAGGTGGTCCCGGAGTCGTGGGGCACGCCCACGATGGCCACGTCATACTCGCCGACCTTGCGCACGTCCTCCAGGTAGGGCGCTTTTAGGAAGGTGTTGATGCCGGCGTAGTGGGGCAGCTCGCCCCGAGAAAATGTCGGGATGCTGCGATCGCGAATGGAGTCGGCCGCTTCTAGGCCAAATTCGAGGCCGCGAGACACTTCTTGCTGCCAGCCGGTGAAGGGAAGCGCGTTTTCTCGCTGGAGGGCTTGCTGGGCTTCGGTGGCTGCGGGGTCAAC
This genomic stretch from Geitlerinema sp. PCC 7407 harbors:
- the hypA gene encoding hydrogenase maturation nickel metallochaperone HypA, producing MHETDMTKALLMTLHDWWESQPDRPKIDKVHLVVGQFTCVEPASLQFAFEVQTRGTFLAGSELVIRETPLIAFCHTCQSEYAPQIGLQYACPTCQSPMDDIRSGRELKIDRIEYQLEPEEAASHASNL
- a CDS encoding YdiU family protein, with the translated sequence MTALNPFLTLDYEPAFESLGEDYADPVAAASFPQHLLRFRNDDLLEQLGLSADQVQDEHFLEAFGRFEGRSPFLAMRYHGYQFGQYNPELGDGRGFLYGQVRDRQGQLQDLGTKGSGTTPYSRTADGRLTLKGGVREVIAAEALHRMGVRTSRCLSLIETGEALWRGDEPSPTRSSVMVRMARSHIRFGTFERLHHFQRKDLIQTLLDHVIEHYYPHLQGDADGGARFYGELVERVAELAAQWMAAGFCHAVLNTDNMTITGESFDYGPYAFIPSYNLRFTAAYFDYFGRYCYGQQPLACRWNLEMLQAPLGLVLPTADLEAGLAQYFDHFQRTYERLMLRKLGFEKPAALGAIAPQLVEATLQLLQETQASYHGFFGGLAASFTPAWRAGDRPWPRFQDPLNDAQQHCLEQWQELYQQALETLPLEAMDSVKDQLQQANPATVPVRPAIEAVWEPIATEDNWLPFYELLERIRT
- a CDS encoding nucleoside-diphosphate sugar epimerase/dehydratase, coding for MPKRIFFPSIYRLGQLSLDGLAAWIACALAFLIRFEGDISTGHQTLIWLLPLIAIPGRLLTHTCFGLYQRVWRFFGSKDIPPLVLSVTLYSLLMVVTTRLIVPRFWESRGVPMSVAVLDWSICLLMMMVLRLTRRWSVQRANLSQYPSCRKSEQRRLLLIGAGMAGCQIVQELQQNPQLPFAVVGFVDDDRTKIGRRVQGVKVWGPTHQFVAIARQLGVQEVLISMPSASSAQIRKLVNLAHGTSLKLKVLPGPAEILRDRRLAPQAREIQIQDILGRQEIELDFSQPLSARYPSAKAQIYQRRVLVTGAGGTIGSEICRQLARLEPSQILLLGRGENSIFNISRELQQTFPNLETIPVIADIRHQARLEKVFQTWKPEVVFHAAAHKHVPLMQLNPTEAIENNAIASARLGQLAQRHGVSTFVLISTDKAVDPSNFMGLSKRLAELLIKAIAQDSTTRFLAVRFGNVLGSRGSVVPIFQEQIRQGGPVTVTDPGMTRYFMTVPEAARLVIQSLAVGQSGQTLVLDMGEPVRIFDLAEQMIRLAGYDPGTDIAIHLTGLRPGEKLHEALVSDLEVALPTDHPKIMAVKSNFAPSEPVAAALQTLTEAAQSATSTEELWVRLQSYTRAMESAHLKTNQTC
- a CDS encoding bifunctional 2-polyprenyl-6-hydroxyphenol methylase/3-demethylubiquinol 3-O-methyltransferase UbiG — encoded protein: MAMRDTTEHLQELQRAIAQLAETANDGDRWYQRLDQFPWNASGRLHRWSAKVAARLWPNRVATPLVLTRLLGETAALNAQLWQETQFLRQEVQGLRQEMAYWGDKGRSPAQDAAPAPETPAAAKAPENLDLDDFYIAFENRFRGAPEEIRQRLTVYLPHLEALGREPRRCSALDLGCGRGEWLELLRDWGYQGRGLDLNRAMVQHCRDRGLTVIEQPAVEYLRSLPDRSLDIVTGFHLIEHLSFPALMSLFQETRRVLKPGGIAIFETPNPQNLVTASHYFYIDPTHRNPLPSLLAQFLLEYSGLERVQVLALHPHPVPIQTGHPETDAVLNEYLRSAQDYSVIGYKPA
- a CDS encoding peroxiredoxin, yielding MALTTGTPAPSFTVKDTNGNTVSLSDFQGKTVVLYFYPKDDTPGCTKEACSFRDSYTAYQGKDIVVLGVSMDDEASHQRFTEKFSLPFPLLADVKGELTKAYDVDGGSYSKRVTYVIDGNGTISHVYDSVKTDTHASDILADLGV
- the hypB gene encoding hydrogenase nickel incorporation protein HypB, encoding MHQTFDAALEMNLLHANQAGADHNRAHFDGWGITCLNLMSSPGAGKTALLERTLAALQGEMAIAVIEGDMTTELDAERLRRYGVPVIAINTGRSCHLDAKMVAGGLHQLEHAHDPRQFDLVLVENVGNLVCPAEFEVGEHAKVALLSVTEGEDKPLKYPVMFQEADCLLITKMDLAPHLEVDLDLLIGNVRQMNPHVTIVPVSAKTGEGLEAWLEWVRAEVARPKAAAEAPAGLGAR
- the speB gene encoding agmatinase, giving the protein MTEDNRSSSAGVDPAATEAQQALQRENALPFTGWQQEVSRGLEFGLEAADSIRDRSIPTFSRGELPHYAGINTFLKAPYLEDVRKVGEYDVAIVGVPHDSGTTYRPGTRFGPQGIRRISALYTPYNFELGVDLREQITLCDVGDIFTIPANNEKSFDQISKGIAHIFHSGAFPIILGGDHSIGYPTVRGVCRHLGDKKVGIIHFDRHVDTQETDLDERMHTCPWFHATNIKNAPPHNLVQLGIGGWQVPRQGVKVCRERATNILTVTDIMDIGLDAAVDFALERALDGTDCVYISFDIDCIDAGFVPGTGWPEPGGLLPREALYLLSRIVRKAPVCGLEVVEVSPPYDVSDITSLMATRVICDTLANLVVSGQLPRKEKPAYIHPEAQPELLTEEWT
- a CDS encoding ABC transporter ATP-binding protein, with product MSNVAIALKNISKCYRLYRRPSDRLKELLIPGKLRAREFWALRNISLEVKEGETLGIVGQNGSGKSTLLQIIAGTLTPSEGEVTVNGRVAALLELGSGFNPEFTGRQNVFFNGQILGLAREEVEAKFDAIAAFADIGEFIDQPVKTYSSGMAVRLAFAVVAHTEPRILIVDEALAVGDAKFQVRCMQRIRQMKDQGVTILFVSHDASSVKMLCDQAILLHHGEAIRSGQPREVVNYYIELLNSGSTQPAADVSETATSPEELASIRRTTAAQGADDVELKARRYGTKLAVFQEIKITDAHGQEAEKLETGSTFHISISLEAMAELSDLVVGISIRNLMGVVMYGTNTYHLDSKLPSLEAGQTITLTFQLPCQLNRGVYTVTVGAHSEGGLSYDWVDELVVFEVYNTSQCEGFVDLASEVRYEVLSSALPS
- a CDS encoding O-antigen ligase, with amino-acid sequence MLLRLEQKTANNPEGVYSPAQRILTGGLLVFYGLVILTGAIALSRNLAQAASPFFLDGFIYNFINFRYLNPFSDYFPLQDIALFGGAIALATYLIPRFHSHQHIHSSITLPLIASQGLLVLYALAQKVLGIGFLRSGAERGVNSFLPDIHAYGGYMLIGCFLGLYYLEKREGKWSDRRFAFSLLGLSSLGVLLSGSRFSIGLLFLVLLVRLLWNESFSLRQRLIYSAAGLLGAWAIAGLLSVALPNLKLLSPGKIFQAQSFQDVNIALSYRPEIFQSSLKMFSSYPWLGIGKGEFYRQSSIGDFSESFFFSRQHRGENAHNYFLQILTEMGIIGFASFAFIFIYKYWVYQSTSEAIWVMLLGIAAGNLYGHSLLLPNILFLAFILIGAGNGPDVPVPPVFQRLRLPRAPKTWILSVGGLAALLGVAGVEVAGAYERVPFRSEYACHRFAFYPDGQTGGIFEQEFRAGSRFLVAEYRVHHSHVRQHPLELSWAIAQKGRTIQQVTQTLYRRGHYQQILDLSALRPRSKFTLTLKATPCFTPLNAGDSLDMRRLGVQLLEIRQQPTPLVKQESGSA